The Erigeron canadensis isolate Cc75 chromosome 4, C_canadensis_v1, whole genome shotgun sequence genome window below encodes:
- the LOC122597369 gene encoding protein ALP1-like, with protein sequence MDPPSPSSSDDSIDLDDAILSTVALTVTTMIQAAEDEEDEEDQLSPRRRTVLERRREEAYARLVRLYFAERPVFGARDFRRRYRMSKRLFLKITNDLEERYPYFQQRMDARGKLGFMPIHKTTSALRQLAYGCSVDLFDEHLEMSLHGFPGMIGSIDCMHWPWEMCPTAWHGSHTRGDVGRPSLMLQAVASTDLWIWNAYFGQQGSNNDINVFEASPVLEEIISGLAPTAGFYANNNYKAGYYLTDDIYPEYSTFVKTFTDPIDEKRKYFKKKQESARKDIERAFGVLKKRWKVISFPSLFWDKQRMHDVIYACITLHNMILEDEDKAFC encoded by the exons ATGGATCCTCCATCACCCTCTTCATCCGATGATTCAATTGATCTCGACGACGCTATTCTTAGTACCGTTGCTTTGACAGTTACTACTATGATTCAAGCCGCGGAAGACGAGGAGGACGAGGAAGACCAACTTTCGCCTAGAAGAAGAACGGTTCTGGAACGTCGACGTGAGGAGGCATACGCGCGATTGGTCCGCCTTTACTTTGCTGAGCGACCCGTATTTGGCGCGAGGGATTTTAGACGGCGCTATCGTATGAGCAAGCggctatttttgaaaattacaaaTGACTTGGAAGAAAGGTATCcatattttcaacaaagaatGGATGCTCGTGGGAAGCTGGGTTTCATGCCGATACACAAGACTACCTCCGCGCTTCGTCAATTAGCATATGGGTGTAGCGTCGACTTGTTTGACGAGCATTTGGAGATGTCG CTTCATGGTTTCCCTGGTATGATCGGTAGTATTGATTGCATGCACTGGCCATGGGAGATGTGTCCAACCGCATGGCACGGTTCGCACACCCGAGGGGATGTTGGTAGACCATCATTGATGCTTCAGGCGGTTGCGTCTACtgacttgtggatttggaatGCATATTTTGGTCAGCAGGGGTCCAACAATGACATCAACGTGTTTGAGGCGTCCCCAGTCTTGGAAGAAATTATATCTGGCTTAGCACCTACAG CGGGTTTTTATGCAAACAACAACTACAAAGCCGGATACTACTTGACAGATGACATCTACCCTGAGTATTCCACTTTTGTGAAGACTTTTACTGACCCGATTGATGAAAAGAGAAAATActttaagaaaaaacaagaaTCGGCGCGAAAGGATATCGAGAGAGCATTTGGGGTTCTTAAAAAGCGTTGGAAAGTTATTAGTTTTCCCTCACTGTTTTGGGACAAGCAGAGGATGCATGACGTGATATACGCGTGTATCACTCTACACAACATGATATTGGAGGATGAAGATAAAGCTTTTTGTTAA